Proteins co-encoded in one Deltaproteobacteria bacterium genomic window:
- a CDS encoding YbaB/EbfC family nucleoid-associated protein, producing MSEGFGGMGGLMKQAQEMQAKLAKIQEDLAKKTVEATSGGGMVRVTVNGQFMLSSIKVDPAVIDPEEVEMLEDLVRAAVNEGLRRAREMASEEMSKLTGGFKIPGITP from the coding sequence ATGAGTGAGGGTTTCGGCGGCATGGGCGGGCTGATGAAGCAGGCCCAGGAAATGCAGGCGAAGCTTGCGAAGATCCAGGAGGACCTGGCCAAGAAGACCGTGGAGGCCACCTCCGGCGGCGGCATGGTGCGGGTCACGGTCAACGGGCAGTTCATGCTCTCCTCCATCAAGGTGGACCCCGCGGTCATCGATCCCGAGGAAGTGGAGATGCTGGAGGACCTGGTGCGGGCGGCGGTCAACGAGGGACTCAGGCGCGCCCGCGAGATGGCCTCCGAAGAGATGAGCAAGCTCACCGGAGGGTTCAAGATTCCCGGGATCACTCCATGA
- the recR gene encoding recombination mediator RecR, translating to MNGYPAPLARVIEQLSKLPGIGEKTAGRLAFHLLKERKEAVLALSGSMEKLKQEMGLCPQCFGLSEIPPGREEVVPCKVCRDPARDTSTICVVEEPSDLMAVERSAEYKGLYHVLHGAIFPLNGVGPDALKIKELMTRLRANPPAEVIAATNATRAGDATALYLAKMIKPLGIRITRIARGLPMGGEIEYTDAGTLGEALDGRRDL from the coding sequence ATGAACGGTTACCCGGCACCGCTGGCCCGGGTCATCGAGCAGTTGTCCAAGCTGCCCGGCATCGGCGAGAAGACGGCCGGCAGGCTCGCCTTCCACCTGCTGAAGGAGCGCAAGGAAGCGGTGCTGGCGCTGTCGGGCAGCATGGAGAAGCTCAAGCAGGAGATGGGCCTCTGTCCCCAGTGCTTCGGGCTGAGTGAGATCCCGCCGGGAAGGGAAGAGGTGGTCCCGTGCAAGGTCTGCCGCGACCCGGCCCGGGACACCTCCACCATCTGCGTCGTCGAGGAGCCCTCGGACCTTATGGCGGTGGAACGCTCCGCCGAATACAAGGGCCTCTACCACGTGCTCCACGGAGCCATCTTCCCGCTGAACGGCGTCGGCCCGGACGCCCTCAAGATCAAGGAGTTGATGACGCGGCTCCGCGCCAACCCGCCCGCCGAAGTCATCGCCGCCACCAACGCCACCCGGGCAGGCGACGCCACCGCCCTCTACCTCGCCAAGATGATCAAGCCCCTGGGCATCCGCATCACCCGCATCGCCCGCGGCCTCCCCATGGGAGGCGAGATCGAGTACACCGACGCAGGCACCCTGGGCGAAGCCCTGGACGGCAGGCGCGACCTGTAG